The proteins below come from a single Phocoena sinus isolate mPhoSin1 chromosome 2, mPhoSin1.pri, whole genome shotgun sequence genomic window:
- the NOP9 gene encoding nucleolar protein 9, with protein MGLVPRSPHQAGRRFPAGGKRGRGAKGSGRPPPGRQRQPCPPPDGRSEPAPDAHPHLSPEALGYFRRALSALKEVPETGEERELMVHNVLKEVEAQALALATNRAGSEMLQELLGFSPLKPLCRVWAALRPNLRFVACHRCGVHVLQSALLQLPRLLGNPAEEEEEEDGKDGPLETLEELGLGLAAEVCDDFLFYCGDTHGSFVVRTLLQVLGGTLLESERARHRGSQLPEAQRAPSRECKATDFEVPETFLNCLQNLSSCFLKDIAVFITDKISSFCLQVALQILHRKLPQFCAHLCNAVMGYLSSRNSSADGSPLLLFLRDQTSSRLLEQVLLVSEPPRLQSLFEDHFQGQLQTLAAHPIANFPLQRFLDAITTPELLSPVFEELSPALEAVLAQGHSGVVIALVEACHRVGIHQAQVLQLLLEAFHCAEPSSRQVACVPLFATLMTYEVYYGLAEEEGAVPAEHQVEMATARDLGEVTVLGSLLLQHLLHFSSPGIILRSLGALTGPQLLTLAQSPAGSHVLDAVLTSPSVTRKQCRRVLKTLKGQYVALACSRHGSRVLDAIWSGAALGARKEIAAELGARNQELIRDPFGHHVARNVALTTFLKRREAWEQQQGTVAKRRRALNSILED; from the exons ATGGGGCTGGTTCCGCGCTCCCCCCACCAGGCGGGGCGCCGGTTCCCCGCTGGTGGCAAAAGAGGGCGCGGAGCCAAGGGCTCGGGGCGCCCCCCACCAGGCCGCCAGCGACAACCCTGCCCGCCTCCGGATGGGCGCTCAGAGCCGGCTCCGGATGCGCACCCTCACCTGAGCCCAGAAGCTCTGGGGTATTTCCGCCGGGCGCTATCCGCGCTGAAAGAGGTCCCCGAGACGGGAGAAGAACGAG aGCTGATGGTGCACAATGTTTTGAAAGAAGTGGAGGCTCAGGCCCTAGCCTTGGCCACAAACAGGGCTGGTAGTGAGATGCTGCAGGAACTGTTGGGGTTCAGTCCCCTGAAACCGCTGTGTAGAGTATGGGCTGCTCTGCGGCCCAACTTGCGCTTTGTGGCCTGTCATCGATGTGGGGTCCATGTATTGCAAAGTGCTTTGCTGCAGCTGCCTCGATTGCTAGGGAACcctgcagaggaggaggaggaggaggatgggaaGGATGGTCCTTTGGAGACCCTGGAGGAACTGGGCCTGGGACTAGCCGCTGAGGTGtgtgatgattttcttttctactgtGGAGACACACATGGCAGCTTCGTGGTCAGAACTTTGCTGCAGGTATTGGGAGGGACTCTTCTGGAGTCTGAGAGAGCCAGGCACCGTGGCTCCCAGTTACCTG AAGCACAAAGGGCCCCATCTCGGGAATGTAAGGCAACCGATTTCGAGGTCCCTGAAACCTTCTTGAATTGTCTTCAGAACCTGAGCTCCTGCTTTCTGAAGGACATTGCTG TGTTTATCACTGACAAGATCTCCAGCTTCTGCCTTCAAGTAGCCTTACAGATCTTACACCGCAAGCTGCCCCAGTTTTGTGCCCACCTCTGCAATGCTGTGATGGGCTACTTGAGTAGCCGCAATTCCTCAGCAGATGGCAG TCCCCTACTGCTATTTCTGCGCGATCAGACGAGCTCCAGACTCCTGGAGCAGGTGCTGCTGGTGTCGGAGCCCCCAAGACTCCAGAGCCTCTTTGAGGATCACTTCCAAGGACAGCTGCAGACCCTGGCTGCACATCCTATTGCTAACTTCCCTTTGCAGCGTTTCCTGGATGCTATCACCACTCCTGAGCTG CTGTCCCCCGTGTTTGAGGAGCTAAGCCCTGCCCTGGAAGCTGTGCTGGCTCAGGGTCACTCAGGGGTAGTCATTGCCCTGGTCGAGGCCTGCCACAGAGTTGGGATCCACCAAGCCCAGGTCCTACAGCTGTTGTTGGAG GCGTTCCACTGTGCAGAGCCCTCTTCCCGGCAAGTGGCCTGTGTGCCTCTCTTTGCCACTTTGATGACTTATGAGGTGTACTATGGActggcagaggaggagggggcagtgcCCGCAGAGCACCAG GTGGAAATGGCCACCGCCAGGGACCTGGGGGAAGTGACAGTCCTTGGGTCTCTACTGCTCCAGCATTTGCTGCACTTCTCCAGTCCTGGTATTATACTTCGAAGTTTGGGTGCCTTGACAGGACCACAGCTTCTGACTCTGGCCCAAAGCCCTGCTGGTTCCCATGTGCTTGATGCTGTCCTGACCAGCCCCTCCGTGACACGCAAGCAGTGCCGCCGGGTGCTGAAGACCCTAAAG GGACAGTATGTGGCTCTGGCCTGTAGTCGCCACGGCAGCCGTGTGCTTGATGCCATCTGGAGTGGGGCAGCCTTGGGGGCCCGGAAGGAAATTGCTGCTGAGCTGG GGGCGCGGAACCAGGAGCTGATAAGGGACCCTTTTGGCCACCATGTAGCTCGAAACGTGGCCCTGACTACCTTTCTGAAGCGGCGAGAGGCTTGGGAACAGCAGCAGGGGACGGTGGCCAAGCGGAGGCGGGCCTTGAATTCAATACTTGAAGACTAA
- the CIDEB gene encoding cell death activator CIDE-B isoform X1, translating into MEYLSALDPSGLLRSVTSMSSDLGRKVWTSAPPPPRPFRVCDHKRATRKGLTAATRRQLLDKAQETLTLSGVLTLVLEEDGTTVESEDFFQLLEDDTCLMVLELGQSWSPSRSGVLSYGLGREKPKHSKDIARITFDVYKQNPRDLFGSLNIKATFYGLYSMSCDIQGLGPKKILRELLRWASALLQGLGHMLLGISSTLRHAVEGTERWQRQGRLQPY; encoded by the exons ATGGAGTACCTCTCTGCCCTGGACCCCAGCGGCCTGCTCAG GTCAGTAACCAGTATGAGCTCCGATTTGGGCCGTAAGGTCTGGACCTCGGCTCCACCACCCCCGCGACCTTTCCGCGTCTGTGATCACAAGCGGGCCACCCGGAAAGGCCTTACAGCTGCCACCCGCCGGCAACTGCTAGACAAG GCACAGGAGACTCTGACGCTGAGTGGAGTGCTAACACTGGTGCTGGAGGAGGATGGGACCACAGTGGAGAGCGAGGACTTCTTCCAGCTGTTGGAGGATGACACATGCCTGATGGTGCTGGAGTTGGGACAGAGCTGGAGCCCCAGCAGG AGTGGGGTGCTGTCGTATGGCCTGGGCCGGgagaagcccaagcacagcaaggACATCGCCCGCATCACCTTCGACGTATACAAGCAAAACCCTCGAGACCTCTTTGGCAGCCTGAACATCAAAGCCACGTTCTACGGGCTCTACTCCATGAGCTGCGACATTCAAGGGCTCGGCCCAAAGAAAATACTCAG GGAGCTCCTCCGATGGGCCTCCGCACTGCTGCAAGGCCTGGGCCACATGCTGCTGGGAATTTCCTCCACCCTTCGTCATGCAGTGGAAGGGACTGAGCGGTGGCAGCGGCAGGGTCGCCTCCAACCCTACTGA
- the CIDEB gene encoding cell death activator CIDE-B isoform X2, with protein sequence MSSDLGRKVWTSAPPPPRPFRVCDHKRATRKGLTAATRRQLLDKAQETLTLSGVLTLVLEEDGTTVESEDFFQLLEDDTCLMVLELGQSWSPSRSGVLSYGLGREKPKHSKDIARITFDVYKQNPRDLFGSLNIKATFYGLYSMSCDIQGLGPKKILRELLRWASALLQGLGHMLLGISSTLRHAVEGTERWQRQGRLQPY encoded by the exons ATGAGCTCCGATTTGGGCCGTAAGGTCTGGACCTCGGCTCCACCACCCCCGCGACCTTTCCGCGTCTGTGATCACAAGCGGGCCACCCGGAAAGGCCTTACAGCTGCCACCCGCCGGCAACTGCTAGACAAG GCACAGGAGACTCTGACGCTGAGTGGAGTGCTAACACTGGTGCTGGAGGAGGATGGGACCACAGTGGAGAGCGAGGACTTCTTCCAGCTGTTGGAGGATGACACATGCCTGATGGTGCTGGAGTTGGGACAGAGCTGGAGCCCCAGCAGG AGTGGGGTGCTGTCGTATGGCCTGGGCCGGgagaagcccaagcacagcaaggACATCGCCCGCATCACCTTCGACGTATACAAGCAAAACCCTCGAGACCTCTTTGGCAGCCTGAACATCAAAGCCACGTTCTACGGGCTCTACTCCATGAGCTGCGACATTCAAGGGCTCGGCCCAAAGAAAATACTCAG GGAGCTCCTCCGATGGGCCTCCGCACTGCTGCAAGGCCTGGGCCACATGCTGCTGGGAATTTCCTCCACCCTTCGTCATGCAGTGGAAGGGACTGAGCGGTGGCAGCGGCAGGGTCGCCTCCAACCCTACTGA
- the LTB4R2 gene encoding leukotriene B4 receptor 2, translated as MSVCYGPPGNETLLSWKTSRVTGTAFLLLAALLGLPGNGFVVWSLAGWRPARGRPLAATLVLHLALADGSVLLLTPLFVTFLTRQAWPLGQAGCKAVYYVCALSMYASVLLTGLLSLQRCLAVTRPFLAPRLRSPVLARRLLLAVWLAALVLASPAAVYRHLWADRVCQLCHPSPAHAAAHLSLETLTAFVLPFGLVLGCYGVTLVRLRGTRWGARRHGARVGRLVGAIVLAFGLLWAPYHAVNVLQALAALAPPEGALASLGGAGQAARAGTTALAFFSSSVNPLLYLFTAGDLLPRAGPRFLTRLFEGSGEARWGVQSRVGAMELRASPRLKVLGQGRGNGDPGGGAERDSQG; from the coding sequence ATGTCGGTCTGCTACGGTCCCCCGGGGAACGAGACGCTGCTGAGCTGGAAAACCTCGCGGGTCACAGGCACGGCCTTCCTGCTGCTGGCGGCGCTGCTGGGGCTGCCTGGCAACGGCTTCGTGGTGTGGAGCTTGGCGGGCTGGCGGCCCGCACGGGGGCGACCGCTGGCGGCCACGCTCGTGCTGCACCTGGCGCTGGCCGACGGCTCGGTGCTGCTGCTCACGCCGCTCTTCGTGACCTTCCTGACCCGGCAGGCCTGGCCGCTGGGCCAGGCGGGCTGCAAGGCCGTGTACTACGTGTGCGCGCTCAGCATGTACGCCAGCGTGCTGCTCACCGGCCTGCTCAGCCTGCAGCGCTGCCTCGCCGTCACCCGCCCCTTCCTGGCGCCCCGGCTGCGCAGCCCGGTCCTGGCCCGCCGCCTGCTGCTGGCCGTCTGGCTGGCCGCCCTGGTGCTCGCCAGCCCGGCCGCCGTGTACCGCCACCTCTGGGCGGACCGCGTGTGCCAGCTGTGCCACCCGTCGCCCGCCCACGCCGCCGCCCACCTGAGCCTGGAGACCCTGACCGCCTTCGTGCTGCCCTTCGGGCTGGTGCTCGGTTGCTACGGCGTGACGCTGGTGCGGCTGCGGGGCACCCGCTGGGGCGCCAGGCGGCACGGGGCGCGGGTGGGCCGGCTGGTGGGCGCCATCGTGCTGGCCTTTGGCTTGCTCTGGGCCCCCTACCACGCTGTCAACGTGCTGCAGGCGCTCGCCGCGCTGGCTCCGCCCGAAGGAGCCTTGGCGAGCCTGGGCGGGGCGGGCCAGGCGGCGCGAGCCGGAACCACGGCTCTGGCCTTCTTCAGCTCCAGCGTCAACCCGCTGCTCTACCTCTTCACCGCCGGGGATCTACTGCCCCGGGCGGGTCCCCGCTTCCTCACGCGGCTCTTCGAGGGCTCCGGAGAGGCCCGATGGGGCGTCCAGTCTAGGGTGGGGGCCATGGAGCTCCGAGCTAGCCCTCGGCTCAAAGTGCTGGGGCAGGGCCGTGGCAATGGAGAccctgggggcggggcggagaGGGACAGTCAGGGATGA
- the LTB4R gene encoding LOW QUALITY PROTEIN: leukotriene B4 receptor 1 (The sequence of the model RefSeq protein was modified relative to this genomic sequence to represent the inferred CDS: inserted 2 bases in 2 codons) — protein MATNATSPEAPSSPGVMFISLLVIIVLSVALAVGLPGNSFVVWSILVEMRKRSVTALLVLHLALADLAVLLTAPFFLYYTVQGTWTFGLADCRLFHYVCGVSMYASILLITAMSLDRSLVVALPSVSQKXRTKTVAWRALAGIWVVSVLLATPVILYRKVTLGPDNRSLVCFPKYPSEAHRAFHLFFEVVTGFLLPFLAVVASYSDIRRRLRVRRFRRSLCTGRLLAFIILAFAAFWLPYHVVNLAEGVRALAGKTLGSRPESQRLHLTRXALRTLAFLSSSVNPVLCACAAGGPQRSAGTAFVAKLLEGTGSEASSSRRGGTLAQTVRGAPASPEPGPAESLTAPTNPLERSEVS, from the exons ATGGCCACGAACGCTACATCTCCTGAAGCACCCTCGTCACCAGGTGTCATGTTCATCTCTCTGCTGGTTATCATCGTACTGTCAGTAGCACTGGCTGTGGGGCTGCCCGGCAACAGCTTTGTGGTGTGGAGCATCCTGGTAGAGATGCGGAAGCGCTCTGTCACTGCCCTGCTGGTGCTACACTTGGCCCTGGCCGACTTGGCCGTATTGCTCACTGCCCCCTTTTTCCTCTACTACACGGTCCAAGGCACCTGGACTTTTGGACTGGCTGACTGCCGCCTGTTCCACTATGTCTGCGGAGTCAGCATGTATGCCAGCATCCTGCTTATCACGGCCATGAGCCTGGACCGCTCGCTGGTGGTGGCCCTCCCCTCTGTGTCCCAGA CTCGCACCAAGACAGTTGCCTGGCGGGCGCTAGCAGGCATCTGGGTGGTGTCTGTCCTGCTGGCCACACCCGTCATCTTGTACCGCAAAGTGACGTTGGGTCCGGACAACAGGAGCCTGGTCTGCTTCCCGAAGTACCCCAGCGAAGCACATAGGGCTTTCCATCTGTTCTTCGAGGTGGTCACCGGCTTCCTGCTGCCCTTCCTGGCCGTGGTGGCCAGCTACTCCGACATCCGGCGCCGGCTGCGGGTCCGGCGCTTCCGCCGCAGCCTCTGCACCGGCCGCCTGCTGGCCTTTATCATCCTGGCCTTCGCTGCCTTCTGGCTGCCCTACCACGTGGTGAACCTGGCCGAGGGGGTCCGAGCGCTGGCGGGCAAGACATTGGGGTCCCGGCCTGAGAGTCAGCGGCTGCACCTGACCC AAGCGCTCAGAACGCTGGCCTTCCTGAGCAGCAGCGTGAACCCCGTGCTGTGTGCATGCGCTGCCGGCGGCCCGCAGCGCTCGGCTGGCACGGCCTTCGTCGCCAAGCTGTTGGAGGGCACCGGCTCCGAGGCGTCCAGCAGCCGCCGCGGGGGCACCCTGGCCCAGACGGTGAGGGGTGCACCCGCCTCTCCCGAACCTGGCCCCGCCGAGAGCCTCACTGCCCCCACCAACCCTCTCGAGCGAAGCGAAGTCAGCTAG